In Synechococcus sp. UW69, the following are encoded in one genomic region:
- a CDS encoding aminotransferase class IV — protein sequence MTSSIAWIDGQWGTAASLKLPLDDRALLLADGLFETVLVRNGQPQLLQEHLQRWSDSAARLGMDAPPERDTLEPLIEDAIQRSKLNAADGALRLNWSRGSTPQRGIGLPASGHHRFWLTLQPCTPTFSPVNTITSRHERRNTSSRLSHCKTFAYGQAIQARREAQEQGADDALLLNTAGAMCCGTAANLLIRRRGQWLTPALSSGCLPGVMRGRALSQGVAMETELEAEFEADDQAVLINSLSCRPIASHNGKTLAAMTGALEVWQSLLH from the coding sequence ATGACCTCATCCATTGCCTGGATCGATGGCCAATGGGGAACTGCAGCAAGCCTGAAGCTTCCCCTCGACGACAGGGCCCTGCTCCTGGCCGATGGCCTCTTCGAAACCGTGCTGGTCCGCAACGGCCAGCCACAACTTCTGCAGGAGCACCTGCAGCGATGGAGCGACAGTGCTGCGCGGCTGGGCATGGATGCACCTCCCGAGCGCGACACGCTGGAGCCTCTGATTGAAGACGCGATTCAACGCAGCAAGCTGAACGCAGCCGATGGAGCCCTGCGGCTCAACTGGAGCCGTGGCAGCACACCCCAGCGCGGAATCGGGCTTCCAGCCTCAGGACACCACCGCTTTTGGCTCACGCTCCAGCCCTGCACGCCGACGTTTTCACCCGTCAACACCATCACCAGTCGCCATGAGCGCCGCAATACCTCCAGCCGGCTGAGCCATTGCAAAACATTCGCCTACGGACAAGCCATTCAGGCCCGTAGGGAAGCGCAGGAGCAAGGGGCTGACGATGCCCTGCTTTTGAACACTGCTGGGGCCATGTGCTGTGGAACGGCAGCCAACCTGTTGATCCGGCGTCGCGGACAGTGGCTCACACCAGCACTCAGCAGCGGCTGTCTTCCGGGCGTGATGAGGGGCCGCGCTCTGAGCCAGGGCGTTGCAATGGAAACCGAGCTGGAGGCCGAGTTCGAGGCAGATGATCAGGCCGTTCTGATCAACAGCCTCAGCTGTCGACCGATCGCATCCCACAACGGCAAAACCTTGGCTGCAATGACTGGTGCATTGGAGGTATGGCAATCCCTGCTCCATTGA
- a CDS encoding APC family permease, whose protein sequence is MALQRDLSLTNLILAVVTGTIGSGWLFAPYFTAKLAGGGSLLAWSVGGLMAFLLALVFAELGSVVPSSGALAQIPLLSHGRLSGFIGGWAVWLSYVALPAVELLALLEYLSSSLPWLTVQHNGGEELSLAGHAVAVLLLILLCWINLNGIRSLARWIDNLTWWKLIVPVGVAITLMLISGHWGNLRLPVGGTQGADVVQAVGSGGVLFSLLGFRTAMDLAGEARRPSRDVPLAMGLGLGICLAIYLLLQLSFLVSVPPDQLTNGWHSLSLSAHGGPIVALAMGLGLSWMVTLLLIDAVVSPGATALTYVGVSARISWMMGECGLVPKALGQLNRQGVPHVALILSTLVSALMLAVGPGWQSIVSFLTSTLIIALATGPISLMALRRQLPNAPRGYQLPMASWLCPLSFVMVTWAISWCGRSALEGAVLCIGIPTLLFVVHRRWTGIDMDVRSALWWPLYLGLLVVNTELFGDGGLLQLPQAGQLLVLAGIALGVMPLAVFSALTEASPHAQLEGTSTT, encoded by the coding sequence ATGGCACTGCAACGTGACCTCAGCCTCACCAACCTGATCTTGGCGGTGGTGACTGGCACCATCGGTTCCGGTTGGCTGTTCGCGCCTTACTTCACCGCCAAACTCGCGGGGGGAGGAAGCCTGCTGGCGTGGAGTGTCGGCGGATTGATGGCCTTCCTGCTGGCACTCGTTTTTGCAGAGCTGGGATCGGTTGTCCCCAGTTCCGGGGCACTGGCGCAGATTCCGTTGCTGAGCCACGGCCGCCTGTCTGGATTCATAGGAGGCTGGGCCGTCTGGCTGTCGTACGTCGCACTTCCAGCGGTTGAACTGCTGGCTCTGCTCGAATACCTCTCATCGAGCCTGCCTTGGCTAACCGTCCAGCACAACGGTGGCGAAGAACTCAGCCTTGCTGGCCATGCCGTGGCAGTGCTGCTGCTGATCCTGCTCTGCTGGATCAATCTCAACGGCATCCGTAGCCTTGCGCGGTGGATCGACAACCTCACCTGGTGGAAGCTGATTGTTCCAGTGGGCGTCGCGATCACTCTGATGCTGATTAGCGGTCACTGGGGCAACCTGCGACTTCCTGTAGGTGGAACACAGGGCGCCGATGTTGTTCAGGCCGTTGGCAGTGGTGGAGTGCTGTTCAGCCTGCTGGGCTTTCGCACCGCCATGGATCTGGCCGGGGAAGCGCGCAGGCCCAGTCGCGATGTGCCCCTCGCCATGGGGCTCGGCTTGGGAATTTGTCTGGCGATTTATCTGTTGCTGCAGCTCAGCTTTCTGGTCAGCGTTCCTCCTGACCAGCTGACTAACGGCTGGCACAGCCTCAGCCTGAGCGCCCATGGAGGCCCCATCGTTGCTCTCGCCATGGGGCTCGGTCTCAGTTGGATGGTCACCCTGCTGCTGATTGATGCTGTCGTGTCTCCGGGAGCGACAGCCCTCACATATGTCGGTGTCTCAGCCCGAATCAGCTGGATGATGGGGGAATGCGGCCTCGTCCCTAAAGCTCTAGGGCAGCTGAATCGCCAAGGGGTTCCCCACGTTGCACTGATCCTGAGCACCCTGGTTAGCGCCCTAATGCTGGCGGTAGGCCCTGGGTGGCAGAGCATCGTGAGCTTTCTCACCTCCACGTTGATCATCGCTCTAGCCACTGGCCCGATCAGCTTGATGGCGTTACGGCGACAGCTCCCGAATGCCCCCCGCGGCTACCAACTCCCCATGGCGTCATGGTTGTGCCCCCTGAGTTTTGTGATGGTCACCTGGGCCATCAGCTGGTGTGGACGAAGCGCCCTTGAAGGAGCTGTGCTCTGCATCGGCATTCCAACGCTGCTGTTCGTCGTCCATCGCCGTTGGACGGGCATCGACATGGACGTTCGTTCGGCTCTCTGGTGGCCGCTGTACTTAGGACTTCTGGTGGTGAACACCGAGCTCTTTGGCGACGGAGGTCTGCTGCAACTACCGCAGGCGGGGCAACTGCTGGTACTGGCGGGCATAGCACTTGGCGTAATGCCCTTAGCGGTCTTCTCCGCCCTGACCGAAGCATCTCCCCACGCCCAGCTGGAAGGCACCTCCACGACCTAG
- the urtE gene encoding urea ABC transporter ATP-binding subunit UrtE, protein MTNLLEIQGLNTFYGESHILRDVDLSVKSGEMVCLIGRNGVGKTTLLKSLIGLLRPRSGTMAFDGAELDRQAPHQRARAGIGYVPQGREIIPQLTVEENLLLGMEALPGGLVRHRHIDPFVYELFPILQEFLPRKGGDLSGGQQQQLAIARALLGKPKLLLLDEPTEGIQPNIVQDIEAAVRRIIADTGIGVLLVEQHLHFVRQADRYYAMQRGGIVASGSTTELSQAVVDQFLSV, encoded by the coding sequence ATGACGAATTTGTTGGAGATCCAAGGCCTCAACACCTTTTACGGTGAAAGTCACATTCTTCGGGATGTTGATCTCAGCGTGAAGTCGGGGGAGATGGTGTGTTTGATCGGCCGCAATGGCGTGGGAAAAACCACGTTGCTGAAATCGCTGATCGGCTTGTTGCGCCCTCGCTCCGGAACGATGGCCTTCGACGGCGCTGAACTGGATCGTCAGGCTCCCCATCAGCGAGCACGGGCGGGGATTGGCTATGTGCCTCAAGGTCGCGAGATCATTCCGCAACTCACGGTCGAAGAGAACTTGCTTCTGGGGATGGAGGCTTTGCCGGGTGGCTTGGTGCGCCATCGCCACATTGATCCATTTGTCTATGAGCTGTTTCCGATTCTGCAGGAGTTTCTGCCGCGCAAGGGAGGGGATCTGAGTGGTGGTCAGCAACAACAATTGGCCATTGCCCGAGCGTTGCTAGGAAAGCCAAAACTTCTGCTATTGGATGAGCCCACTGAAGGCATTCAGCCCAATATTGTTCAAGATATTGAAGCTGCTGTTCGGCGGATTATTGCTGATACCGGGATTGGTGTGTTGTTGGTGGAGCAACATCTCCATTTCGTGCGTCAGGCCGATCGCTACTACGCCATGCAACGCGGCGGAATTGTCGCCAGTGGTTCAACGACTGAACTCAGCCAAGCGGTTGTCGACCAGTTCCTAAGCGTTTAG
- a CDS encoding anthranilate synthase component I family protein has translation MISPKRCELPWQEPQAMARILRAKHGEQGLVWLDGDGSELGRWATLAVAPQEIICCRGLPGEPGATNPFNALRGLAPGHWCGWLSYEAAAWVEPGNPWASDGMATLWIARHDPVLRFDLQQRKVWIEATSTAALESLAQELVPSAQQPRAETVSIPLAAWRHHTTTEQYAAGVQRIRDLIAAGDLFQANLTACCSTAWPQESSAIELFLTLRNACPAPFAGLIISDQNEALLSSSPERFLQVSAQGAVQTRPIKGTRPRHSEPEQDANLAAELVCSDKDRAENVMIVDLLRNDLGRTCQPGSIQVPQLVGLESYASVHHLTSVVEGQLKAGLSWVDLLETCWPGGSISGAPKLRACQRLHELEPTSRGPYCGSLLRIDWDGSFDSNILIRSLLRQGDTLRAHAGCGIVADSDPLGEAEELMWKLQPLLEALT, from the coding sequence ATGATCAGCCCAAAGCGGTGTGAACTGCCCTGGCAGGAGCCCCAAGCCATGGCCCGAATCCTCAGGGCCAAGCATGGAGAACAAGGCCTGGTATGGCTGGATGGCGACGGAAGTGAGCTGGGCAGATGGGCAACCCTGGCCGTCGCCCCCCAGGAGATCATCTGCTGCCGGGGCCTCCCCGGAGAACCAGGAGCGACCAATCCCTTCAACGCTCTGCGTGGACTAGCCCCAGGACATTGGTGCGGCTGGCTGAGCTACGAAGCCGCCGCTTGGGTGGAACCAGGAAACCCCTGGGCCAGCGATGGCATGGCCACGCTTTGGATCGCCCGCCACGATCCGGTGCTGCGATTTGATCTCCAACAGCGCAAGGTGTGGATCGAAGCCACCAGCACGGCTGCTCTGGAGAGCCTGGCCCAAGAATTGGTCCCTAGCGCTCAGCAACCCAGGGCCGAGACCGTATCGATTCCGCTCGCAGCATGGCGTCACCACACCACAACAGAGCAGTACGCCGCAGGCGTGCAACGCATCCGTGATCTGATCGCAGCCGGCGATCTCTTCCAGGCCAATCTCACGGCGTGTTGCAGCACAGCCTGGCCCCAGGAAAGCAGTGCCATTGAACTGTTTCTCACCCTGCGGAACGCCTGTCCTGCCCCTTTTGCAGGACTGATCATCAGTGATCAAAACGAAGCGTTGTTGTCCTCTTCACCGGAGCGATTTCTGCAGGTGAGTGCCCAGGGAGCCGTGCAAACCCGGCCGATCAAAGGCACCAGGCCGCGCCATTCCGAACCCGAACAGGATGCGAACCTCGCCGCAGAACTTGTCTGCAGCGACAAAGATCGCGCGGAGAACGTGATGATCGTCGACTTGTTGCGGAACGACCTCGGTCGTACCTGCCAGCCGGGTTCAATCCAGGTTCCCCAACTGGTAGGCCTCGAAAGTTATGCCTCAGTGCATCACCTCACTTCGGTTGTGGAGGGTCAACTGAAAGCCGGGTTGAGTTGGGTCGATCTCTTGGAAACCTGTTGGCCTGGGGGGTCGATTAGTGGGGCACCCAAACTTCGGGCATGCCAACGTCTGCATGAGCTCGAGCCCACCAGTCGCGGTCCTTACTGCGGATCTCTCCTCCGAATCGACTGGGATGGCAGCTTCGACAGCAACATCCTGATCCGATCTCTCCTCCGACAGGGCGACACCCTCCGAGCCCATGCTGGCTGCGGAATTGTGGCCGACTCGGATCCCCTCGGCGAAGCGGAGGAGTTGATGTGGAAACTGCAGCCGCTGCTGGAGGCACTGACATGA
- a CDS encoding alpha-amylase family glycosyl hydrolase produces the protein MQPPREETLRNLLGNLYPNDSSGDGKELSSQLLQILSESSADGDIETDAARRVERWDGRDVVLITYADTVVDDGVPGLQALKSFVNRHLHPFAAVIHVLPFLQSTSDGGFAVASHTSLEKRFGDWSDLAALAQGRRLMADLVLNHVSASHPWVQQFMRDEDPGRSCVLEAAPDPCWSDVVRPRSSNLFTQLRGPKGARQVWTTFGPDQVDLNWRSAEVLLGFARLMQRMARHGVRWIRLDAVGFVWKQPNTSCIHLPEAHQLVQVLRLLLDQVGSDGVVVTETNVPEQENLSYLRSGDEAHLAYNFPLPPLLLEASVSGRADLLNAWLSRWPDLPQQTGLLNFTACHDGIGLRPLEGLMSQKRLLQLLIGCEQRGGLVSHRMLSSGEEVPYEINISWWSAMADGGIDPTYLQRERFLLTQLMILALPGVPAFYLPALLAAPNDLTRFRRTGHRRDLNRPQFTAQALERRLADPDADASALLPVLKRALAERAVHLALHPDAPMQVLSADRLDRVILQRSYGGETLVAVHNMTASRLSLRLGRLGGDVNQPWADCLSGHVFAPHQLHSLEPYAVHWLVQP, from the coding sequence ATGCAGCCCCCGCGCGAAGAGACGCTGCGGAACCTGCTTGGCAATTTGTACCCGAACGATTCTTCCGGGGATGGCAAGGAGTTGTCGTCGCAATTGCTGCAGATCTTGAGCGAATCGTCTGCAGATGGCGATATCGAGACAGATGCGGCGCGACGTGTTGAGCGTTGGGATGGCCGCGATGTGGTCTTGATCACCTATGCCGACACGGTTGTTGATGACGGTGTGCCTGGTCTTCAAGCCTTGAAGTCCTTTGTGAATCGCCATCTGCACCCCTTTGCAGCAGTGATTCATGTGTTGCCGTTCCTGCAATCCACCAGTGATGGAGGGTTTGCGGTGGCCAGTCACACGTCCCTTGAGAAGCGTTTCGGCGATTGGAGCGACCTGGCCGCCCTGGCCCAGGGGAGAAGGCTCATGGCCGATCTCGTTCTCAACCATGTGTCGGCGTCTCATCCTTGGGTGCAGCAGTTCATGCGGGATGAAGATCCCGGTCGCTCTTGTGTGCTGGAGGCTGCGCCCGACCCGTGTTGGTCAGATGTCGTTCGTCCCCGCAGCTCCAATCTGTTCACGCAGTTGAGGGGGCCAAAAGGTGCGCGTCAGGTTTGGACCACCTTTGGCCCGGATCAGGTGGATCTCAACTGGCGCAGTGCGGAGGTGCTGCTGGGCTTTGCCCGTCTGATGCAGCGCATGGCCCGGCATGGGGTGCGTTGGATCCGTCTGGATGCAGTGGGTTTTGTCTGGAAGCAGCCCAACACCTCATGCATTCATCTGCCTGAGGCGCATCAACTGGTCCAGGTGCTTCGCCTGCTCCTCGACCAGGTGGGATCGGATGGCGTTGTGGTCACCGAGACCAACGTGCCGGAGCAGGAAAACCTCTCGTACCTGAGAAGTGGTGATGAAGCGCATCTGGCCTACAACTTTCCACTGCCACCCTTGCTGCTGGAGGCCAGCGTCAGTGGCCGTGCCGATCTCCTGAATGCCTGGTTAAGTCGATGGCCCGACCTTCCGCAGCAGACGGGGTTGCTCAACTTCACCGCCTGTCATGACGGCATCGGCTTAAGGCCGCTGGAGGGACTGATGTCCCAGAAACGTTTGCTTCAACTGTTGATCGGCTGTGAGCAACGGGGTGGATTGGTCAGCCACAGGATGCTCAGTTCTGGGGAAGAAGTTCCCTACGAGATCAACATCAGTTGGTGGAGTGCCATGGCGGATGGGGGGATTGATCCCACCTATCTCCAACGGGAGCGGTTTCTGCTCACCCAACTCATGATCCTGGCCTTGCCAGGGGTTCCCGCGTTCTATCTGCCGGCTCTTTTGGCGGCTCCCAATGATCTAACTCGTTTTCGTCGGACGGGTCATCGACGGGATCTCAATCGGCCCCAATTCACGGCCCAGGCCTTGGAGCGACGCCTGGCGGATCCTGATGCCGATGCATCGGCGCTGCTTCCGGTGCTGAAGCGGGCGCTTGCCGAAAGGGCTGTTCATCTGGCCTTGCATCCTGATGCCCCTATGCAGGTGCTGAGCGCTGATCGCCTTGATCGCGTCATCCTGCAGCGTTCCTATGGGGGGGAAACGTTGGTGGCTGTTCACAACATGACGGCATCGCGGCTGAGCTTGCGCCTCGGTCGCTTGGGGGGTGATGTGAACCAGCCATGGGCCGATTGCCTGAGCGGTCATGTGTTCGCACCACATCAGTTGCATTCGCTAGAGCCTTATGCGGTGCATTGGTTGGTTCAGCCATGA
- the urtC gene encoding urea ABC transporter permease subunit UrtC, which produces MFQAFQQRRWPLIILWVVIVAAIVAAPAVLPVFRLNLLGRFLSLAIVALGIDLIWGFTGLLSLGQGIFFALGGYVAAMYLQLNSSADLPNGIPEFFSLYGVDRLPAFWQPFHSPLVTLVGIWLVPAVLAAVLGNLVFRNRIKGVYFSILTQAALLVFFNFFNGQQKLINGTNGLKTDVTELFGQVVGSAEMQRSFFWLTAIVVILAWLFLRWVVRGRFGDVLIAIRDDEPRLRFAGYNPTLFKTIVFAIAGGLAGIGGALYTVQSGIVSPQYMTVPFSIEMVIWVAVGGRGTLVGAILGAVAINYAKSLVSEALPQSWLFIQGGLFILVVTALPEGVIGWFRGDGPRNWLNRFGISRRSETYPRLDLEGQEEVQS; this is translated from the coding sequence ATGTTCCAAGCATTTCAACAACGCCGTTGGCCCTTGATCATCCTTTGGGTGGTGATCGTTGCGGCCATCGTTGCTGCGCCTGCTGTTCTGCCGGTGTTTCGGCTGAATTTGTTGGGTCGCTTCCTCTCCCTGGCGATCGTTGCTCTGGGTATTGACTTGATCTGGGGCTTTACCGGTCTGCTCAGCCTGGGCCAGGGCATCTTTTTCGCGCTTGGCGGTTACGTGGCAGCCATGTACTTGCAGCTGAACAGTTCAGCGGACCTGCCCAATGGCATCCCTGAATTTTTCAGTCTCTATGGGGTTGATCGTTTGCCCGCGTTCTGGCAACCGTTCCACTCACCCCTCGTCACCTTGGTGGGGATTTGGTTGGTTCCGGCTGTTTTGGCAGCGGTGCTGGGCAATCTCGTCTTTCGTAACCGCATCAAAGGGGTCTACTTTTCGATCCTCACCCAGGCCGCTCTCCTGGTGTTTTTCAATTTTTTCAATGGGCAGCAAAAGCTGATCAACGGCACCAATGGTCTCAAGACCGATGTCACGGAGTTGTTCGGTCAGGTGGTGGGTTCGGCAGAGATGCAGCGCAGTTTTTTCTGGCTGACCGCAATTGTTGTGATCCTGGCGTGGTTGTTTTTGCGTTGGGTGGTGCGGGGTCGGTTCGGTGATGTGTTGATTGCCATTCGCGATGACGAACCTCGGCTGCGCTTTGCGGGTTACAACCCAACCCTGTTCAAGACGATCGTCTTTGCCATCGCTGGTGGTTTGGCTGGAATCGGAGGCGCGTTGTACACCGTTCAGTCGGGCATCGTTTCGCCGCAATACATGACTGTTCCCTTCTCGATTGAGATGGTGATCTGGGTTGCGGTCGGTGGTCGAGGCACGCTCGTGGGAGCCATCCTTGGCGCTGTGGCCATCAACTACGCCAAGAGTTTGGTGAGCGAAGCTCTCCCCCAAAGTTGGCTGTTCATCCAAGGGGGGTTGTTCATCCTCGTGGTGACGGCCTTGCCTGAAGGCGTCATTGGTTGGTTCCGAGGAGATGGTCCTCGCAATTGGCTCAACCGATTCGGTATCTCCCGTCGGAGTGAGACCTATCCACGTCTCGATCTTGAAGGTCAGGAGGAGGTTCAGTCATGA
- a CDS encoding HAD-IIB family hydrolase yields MTAKVELTWWVVTDLDGTLLDHTYDWSPAKDLIRQLQERRIPVIPCTSKTAEEVRGFRAEAGLHDPYIVENGGAVHGETPEGDAWELPLGPGWTELKPQLQHLQRELGEPLRPLDELSEEEGQQLLGLGGESLRQAQRRCCSVPFVPPSAEGRRRLEALAQRMDLTVVQGNRMGHLLGPDISKGKALATLKRHLGAQQVKVLALGDSPNDLPLLEVADVAVVVPGPDGPHPELCSGIAAGRFELAGAPHATGWDEAVRRILRI; encoded by the coding sequence ATGACCGCGAAGGTCGAGTTGACGTGGTGGGTGGTGACCGATCTCGACGGCACGTTGCTGGATCACACCTACGACTGGTCTCCCGCAAAGGATCTGATCCGCCAGCTGCAAGAGCGCAGGATTCCTGTGATTCCGTGCACCAGTAAAACGGCGGAGGAGGTGCGTGGCTTTCGCGCAGAAGCGGGGCTTCATGATCCATACATCGTTGAAAACGGCGGAGCCGTGCACGGTGAAACCCCTGAGGGGGATGCCTGGGAGTTGCCGCTGGGCCCTGGTTGGACGGAGCTGAAACCCCAGTTGCAGCATCTCCAGCGTGAGTTGGGTGAGCCGCTACGTCCCTTGGATGAACTCAGCGAGGAAGAAGGTCAGCAGTTGTTGGGGCTCGGCGGCGAGTCCTTGCGCCAGGCCCAGCGGCGTTGCTGCAGTGTGCCGTTCGTTCCGCCCTCGGCGGAGGGGCGGCGCCGACTTGAAGCCTTAGCGCAGCGGATGGATCTCACGGTGGTGCAGGGCAATCGCATGGGGCATCTGTTGGGCCCTGACATCAGCAAAGGCAAGGCCTTGGCAACCCTGAAGCGACATTTGGGTGCTCAGCAGGTGAAGGTCTTGGCTTTGGGAGATTCCCCCAACGATCTGCCGCTGCTCGAGGTGGCCGATGTCGCTGTTGTTGTTCCAGGGCCCGATGGCCCTCACCCGGAGTTGTGTTCCGGCATCGCTGCTGGACGATTTGAGTTGGCCGGCGCCCCCCATGCCACCGGTTGGGATGAGGCTGTGCGCCGGATTCTCAGGATCTAG
- a CDS encoding DUF1830 domain-containing protein: MIECVYQNDTSRMVIVKCIGKDHFYREKVVMPTEVFWFEAPQDARLEIWKMSMTGQMLHVRADVSDYATDEEPARESLWAS; encoded by the coding sequence ATGATTGAGTGCGTTTATCAAAACGACACCAGCCGAATGGTGATCGTGAAATGCATTGGCAAAGACCACTTCTATCGAGAGAAGGTGGTGATGCCAACGGAGGTTTTCTGGTTCGAAGCACCTCAGGATGCGCGCTTGGAAATTTGGAAAATGTCGATGACGGGGCAGATGCTGCATGTGCGAGCCGATGTCAGTGACTACGCCACAGATGAAGAGCCTGCCAGGGAATCCCTCTGGGCCAGCTGA
- a CDS encoding glycosyl transferase — MDFQQGLISTVHDYSLGNLDAVAFNQELSQRPTTLLIPCLMEEFSRPALGLIRDTLSGLKGLNELVVALAANSPEDVQSAEKFFEGMPFPVRVHWTNGPAVRELLESVGELGLDVTGPPGKGWAVWQGLGVACQNAEVVGLFDADIRTFGSAYPERMLRPLLDRSHGIAYVKAFYSRLSLETQALQGRATRLFVGPLLASLEQIFGPLPYLAYLQSFRYPLAGEFAFTSDLAMNLRIPSDWGLEVGLLSEVYRHVASSRIAQVDLGLFDHKHKELGHQPTEGLQRMAGEIFGTVLRGLMEHEGCVMSMDQLPTLEVLYRRVGEDRVRQFGLDSAINRLPYDRHGEELAVQNFASLLRPGLAKLMRAPIAHQLPSWSRLRSCNSALQADLAEAGQADRRSLKRPNHNPQRLASELAA; from the coding sequence ATGGATTTTCAGCAGGGCCTGATCAGCACCGTTCACGACTACAGCTTGGGCAATCTTGATGCAGTTGCCTTTAACCAGGAGCTGAGTCAGCGACCAACCACGCTGCTGATCCCCTGCCTGATGGAGGAATTCAGCCGCCCGGCCCTCGGCCTGATCCGAGACACGCTCTCTGGATTAAAAGGCCTCAACGAGCTGGTGGTGGCACTGGCGGCCAACAGCCCCGAAGACGTCCAATCGGCAGAAAAGTTTTTTGAAGGGATGCCGTTCCCCGTACGGGTGCACTGGACCAACGGCCCCGCGGTTCGGGAGCTGCTCGAATCCGTCGGCGAGCTGGGGCTCGATGTAACCGGGCCACCAGGCAAAGGATGGGCCGTGTGGCAGGGGCTGGGGGTGGCTTGCCAAAACGCTGAGGTCGTTGGTCTGTTCGATGCCGACATCAGAACCTTTGGATCGGCGTATCCGGAGCGCATGCTTCGCCCTCTACTGGATCGATCCCACGGCATTGCCTACGTCAAAGCCTTTTACAGCCGCCTGTCCCTTGAGACCCAGGCGCTTCAAGGCCGCGCCACACGCTTGTTTGTCGGCCCGTTGCTCGCGAGCCTGGAACAGATTTTCGGGCCTCTCCCTTACCTGGCCTATCTGCAGTCGTTCCGTTATCCCCTCGCTGGTGAATTCGCCTTTACGAGCGATTTGGCCATGAATCTGCGCATCCCATCGGACTGGGGGCTGGAGGTTGGCCTGCTTTCGGAGGTGTACCGCCATGTGGCCTCCAGCCGAATTGCCCAAGTTGATCTCGGGCTGTTCGACCACAAGCACAAGGAGTTGGGCCATCAACCGACGGAAGGCCTGCAACGCATGGCTGGCGAAATCTTCGGCACCGTATTGCGTGGACTGATGGAACACGAAGGCTGCGTGATGTCGATGGACCAACTTCCAACGTTGGAGGTGCTCTATCGGCGGGTTGGAGAAGATCGGGTCCGTCAGTTCGGCCTCGACTCAGCCATCAACCGACTGCCCTACGACCGTCATGGCGAAGAACTCGCTGTTCAGAACTTCGCAAGCCTCTTGCGGCCTGGCCTCGCAAAACTGATGCGGGCACCCATTGCGCATCAACTGCCCAGCTGGTCACGACTTCGCAGTTGCAATTCAGCTCTACAGGCTGATCTGGCTGAAGCTGGACAAGCTGATCGAAGATCTCTGAAACGACCTAACCACAACCCACAACGCTTGGCCTCTGAGCTGGCTGCCTAA
- the urtD gene encoding urea ABC transporter ATP-binding protein UrtD: protein MSTALLELRQITVSFDGFLALRDLNLSLQPGELRAVIGPNGAGKTTFLDVITGKTAPTEGDVMFQGRSLVGRAEHRIARLGIGRKFQSPRVFEKLSVQENLALAVSQPKQPWSLLVGGLNGDQRDRVHHLMSIVNLQNRADWAAGSLSHGQKQWLEIAMLVGQDPELLLVDEPVAGLTDEETDLTADLLKSLAGDHTVLVIEHDMEFIRRLESPVTVLHQGHVLCEGTMDQVQADPRVIEVYLGTTEEENP, encoded by the coding sequence ATGAGTACGGCTTTATTGGAATTGCGCCAAATCACTGTCAGTTTTGATGGGTTTTTGGCGCTGCGAGATCTCAACCTCAGCCTGCAGCCTGGTGAGCTGCGGGCCGTGATTGGCCCCAACGGGGCCGGAAAAACCACGTTCCTGGATGTGATTACGGGCAAAACGGCTCCCACGGAAGGCGATGTGATGTTTCAAGGTCGTTCCCTCGTGGGGCGAGCGGAGCATCGCATTGCTCGCCTGGGCATCGGCCGCAAATTTCAGAGCCCCCGCGTTTTCGAGAAGCTCAGCGTCCAGGAGAACTTGGCCCTGGCAGTGAGCCAGCCGAAGCAGCCCTGGTCATTGCTGGTGGGCGGCCTCAATGGGGATCAGCGAGACCGTGTTCATCACTTGATGAGCATCGTCAACCTGCAAAACCGTGCCGATTGGGCTGCAGGGTCGTTGTCCCATGGCCAGAAGCAGTGGCTTGAGATCGCCATGTTGGTGGGGCAGGATCCCGAGCTCTTGCTGGTGGATGAGCCGGTGGCTGGGCTCACGGATGAGGAGACCGACCTAACGGCGGATCTACTTAAGTCGTTGGCAGGGGATCACACCGTGTTGGTGATTGAGCACGACATGGAATTCATTCGACGGCTTGAAAGTCCGGTGACGGTGCTTCACCAGGGTCATGTTCTCTGTGAGGGCACGATGGATCAGGTGCAAGCAGATCCCCGGGTGATTGAGGTTTATCTCGGCACCACTGAGGAGGAGAACCCATGA